Below is a window of Janthinobacterium lividum DNA.
AAGGCTACACCTGGGAAACGCAAAACCGCGAACGCGACATCGAAAAAGCCGAACTGGCATGGGAGCAGGCGAAGACCTTCCTGGCAGACCCCAGCTACGGCCTGGTACTGTTCGACGAACTCAATATCGCCCTCAAATACAACTACCTCGACGTGCACAAGGTCATCGCCGACCTGCTGGAACGCCCGGCCATGCAGCATGTGGTCATCACTGGCCGGGGCGCGCCGGAGGAACTGATCGCCATCGCCGACACCGTCACCGAGATGGCCGTCGTCAAACATGCGTACGCGGCCGGCATCGGCGCACAAATCGGCACCGAGTGGTAACAGCGCCATGACGCGCACCCTGGTCTTCGGCGGCGCCCGTTCCGGCAAGAGCGCCTATGCGGAAAAGCTGGCCAGCGAGTCCGGCAAGGAAGTGATCTACATCGCCACCGCGCAGGCGGGCGATGATGAGATGGCCACGCGCGTCAGGCATCACCGTGCGCAGCGCCCGGCCGAGTGGACAACCCTGGAAGAACCGCTGCGCCTGGGCGACGCCATCTTGCAGCAGGCGCGCCCCGGCACGCTGCTGCTGGTCGACTGCCTGACCCTGTGGCTGACGAATCTGATGTTTTCCACTGGCGAGACTTACCCGGACGTGGGCGACATCGCCTTGCCCGAACTGTTCCACAGCGAGCGCGCGCACCTGCTGTACGCGCTGGCCGAAATCGGCGATACCGATAGCGCGAGTTGTGACCTCGTGCTGGTATCGAACGAAGTGGGCATGGGCATCGTGCCCTACGGCGCCATCTCGCGCTGCTTCACCGATGAAGCGGGCCGCCTGAACCAGGCCGTGGCGGCCGTGTGCGACAGGGCCGTGTTTGTGGCCGCCGGCCTGCCGCTGTACCTGAAAGGCGGCCCATGCTGAGCAGCTTGTCGCTGCCCATGCTGGCCGCCTTGATGACGGCCGGCGTGCTGCTCGACATACTGCTGGGCGAAACGCGCCGCTGGCATCCGCTGGTGGGCTTTGGCCGCCTCGCCAGCGCACTGGAACGCCTGCTGAACCGGGGCCGCGGACGTTTCCTGCGCGGCGCGCTGGCGTGGTCGCTGGCCGTACTGCCCATCAGCTATGCCGCCTACTGGCTGTGCGGCCTGGCGGGCGCGGCATTGCATGTCTTCTTGCTGTACTTATGCCTCGGTTTGCGCAGCCTGCGCGACCACAATCAACCGATCGCCGATGCCCTGGCCATCGATGACCTGGACAAGGCGCGCCTGCTGACGGCGCGCATCGTCAGCCGCGACACGGCCAAT
It encodes the following:
- the cobO gene encoding cob(I)yrinic acid a,c-diamide adenosyltransferase; the encoded protein is MSDSKTIDAETAANTAAINERHRVRMERKKAIIDAAIAKADKEIGIIIVNTGNGKGKSSSGFGMAIRAMGHGMKVGVVQFIKGAMSTGEEKFLRRFPDEISFHAMGEGYTWETQNRERDIEKAELAWEQAKTFLADPSYGLVLFDELNIALKYNYLDVHKVIADLLERPAMQHVVITGRGAPEELIAIADTVTEMAVVKHAYAAGIGAQIGTEW
- the cobU gene encoding bifunctional adenosylcobinamide kinase/adenosylcobinamide-phosphate guanylyltransferase, encoding MTRTLVFGGARSGKSAYAEKLASESGKEVIYIATAQAGDDEMATRVRHHRAQRPAEWTTLEEPLRLGDAILQQARPGTLLLVDCLTLWLTNLMFSTGETYPDVGDIALPELFHSERAHLLYALAEIGDTDSASCDLVLVSNEVGMGIVPYGAISRCFTDEAGRLNQAVAAVCDRAVFVAAGLPLYLKGGPC